A single window of Ferrimonas balearica DSM 9799 DNA harbors:
- a CDS encoding DUF2909 family protein, translating into MITAFKTVIVLLLLFILFSLGRAGFAMIRGEEGGMTRHLGRRVGLSALVLVLLVVAMAAGWLPVNPRPY; encoded by the coding sequence GTGATTACCGCGTTCAAAACCGTCATCGTACTGCTGCTGCTGTTTATCCTGTTTAGCCTCGGCCGCGCCGGCTTCGCCATGATCCGGGGTGAAGAGGGCGGCATGACCCGCCACCTTGGCCGACGGGTTGGCCTCTCGGCTCTGGTGCTGGTGTTGCTGGTGGTGGCGATGGCGGCCGGCTGGTTGCCGGTCAACCCCCGCCCCTACTGA
- a CDS encoding SURF1 family protein, whose translation MSQPVRPAIWAALIATVLAIGVLVKLGFWQLDRAEEKRHLMAQLAQRAEQTLHWPLPDWPGEQLAGYRLAGTVEPVTERTLLLDNQTLDGQVGYRWLQPARFDGGAWILLDLGFVPVARGDRTLPTLPTLPERLSVSGRLYRPGHNPLNAHLLPEAGSVTRIQALELAQLSDHWQQPVAPVVWLVEQPELVGFARSWQPINLSPEKHQGYALQWFGLAVALVIILLRMIQIGRLQRSAQADRLET comes from the coding sequence ATGAGCCAACCAGTACGTCCTGCAATCTGGGCTGCCCTGATAGCCACTGTGCTGGCCATCGGCGTCCTGGTCAAGTTGGGGTTCTGGCAGCTGGACCGCGCCGAGGAGAAGCGGCACCTGATGGCGCAGTTGGCGCAGCGGGCTGAGCAGACCCTCCACTGGCCTCTGCCGGACTGGCCCGGTGAGCAACTGGCGGGTTACCGGCTGGCGGGCACCGTCGAGCCGGTAACAGAGCGGACTCTGCTGCTGGATAACCAGACTCTGGATGGGCAGGTGGGTTACCGCTGGCTGCAACCGGCGCGCTTTGATGGCGGAGCCTGGATCCTGCTCGACCTCGGTTTTGTCCCGGTGGCACGGGGGGATCGCACCCTGCCAACGTTGCCGACGCTGCCCGAGAGGCTCAGTGTCAGCGGCCGCTTGTACCGGCCCGGCCACAATCCACTCAATGCCCATCTGCTGCCGGAAGCGGGTTCTGTCACCCGTATCCAGGCGCTGGAACTGGCGCAGCTCAGTGATCATTGGCAACAGCCGGTGGCGCCGGTGGTGTGGCTGGTAGAACAGCCTGAACTGGTGGGTTTTGCCCGTTCATGGCAGCCCATCAACCTCAGTCCGGAGAAACATCAGGGCTATGCCCTGCAGTGGTTCGGTCTGGCCGTGGCGCTGGTCATCATTCTGTTGAGGATGATTCAGATTGGTCGCTTGCAACGGTCTGCTCAGGCCGATAGGTTGGAAACATAA
- the dinF gene encoding MATE family efflux transporter DinF: MTVTAILRQWEGHRRTFMLALPMILSNVTIPLLGLVDTAVIGHLSDAYYLGGVAVGAMIITFLFWILGFLRMATTGLVAQSFGAGDALGQLRVLYQAGVMALGLAALLLLLQAPILSMALTLVGGSSEVQHYAAVYFEVRIWSAPAALLNLVLLGYLLGRQNPRAAMWLLLCTNGVNIALDLLFVVGFGWGVAGAAGASVIADYGALLLALALVWHSLPDELRQRATLAQLSLEGSGRLLALNRDIFIRTLCLQLCMAFVTAQGARLGDAVVAANSVLMNFTLLMAYALDGFAYAAEAEVGRSSGARDRDGIRRAVVLGGFWSALTALAFTLVFAGAGEGIIAMLTSIDSVRSTAAEYLPWVVIYPLLAFTCFLFDGVYIGAARGAAMRNSMLCSALGFFALWWLVRDSLPGNHALWLAFCGFITLRSLSLPGHFLWSWRRGQWG; the protein is encoded by the coding sequence ATGACGGTCACCGCCATCTTGCGGCAGTGGGAGGGGCATCGTCGCACCTTCATGCTGGCACTGCCGATGATCCTGTCCAATGTCACTATCCCCTTGTTGGGGCTGGTGGATACGGCCGTGATCGGCCATCTGAGCGACGCCTACTATCTCGGTGGCGTGGCCGTTGGCGCCATGATTATAACCTTTTTGTTTTGGATTCTGGGATTTTTGCGGATGGCCACCACGGGGTTGGTGGCGCAGTCGTTTGGCGCCGGGGATGCCTTAGGGCAGTTGCGGGTGCTGTACCAGGCCGGAGTGATGGCGCTGGGGCTGGCCGCCCTATTGTTGCTGTTGCAAGCGCCGATTCTGTCGATGGCCCTGACCCTAGTGGGGGGCAGCAGCGAAGTCCAGCACTATGCCGCGGTGTACTTCGAGGTGCGGATCTGGTCTGCCCCGGCGGCACTGCTCAACCTGGTGCTGCTGGGTTACCTGTTGGGCCGGCAGAACCCGCGGGCGGCGATGTGGCTGCTGCTGTGCACCAACGGCGTCAACATCGCCCTCGACCTGCTGTTTGTGGTGGGGTTCGGCTGGGGCGTGGCCGGTGCCGCCGGGGCCAGTGTGATCGCCGATTACGGTGCGCTGCTGCTGGCGTTGGCGCTGGTGTGGCACTCCCTGCCTGACGAGTTACGACAACGCGCCACTCTGGCTCAACTGTCGCTCGAGGGCAGCGGCCGCCTGCTGGCGCTCAACCGCGACATCTTTATCCGTACCCTCTGCCTGCAGCTGTGCATGGCGTTTGTCACCGCCCAGGGGGCCCGGCTGGGAGACGCGGTGGTGGCCGCCAACTCGGTGCTGATGAACTTCACCCTGCTGATGGCCTATGCGCTGGATGGCTTTGCTTACGCGGCGGAAGCGGAAGTGGGGCGTTCCAGCGGCGCACGGGATCGGGATGGCATCCGTCGGGCTGTGGTGCTGGGGGGATTCTGGTCGGCCCTGACGGCGCTGGCGTTTACCCTGGTGTTTGCCGGGGCGGGCGAGGGCATCATCGCCATGCTAACCAGCATCGACAGCGTCCGCAGCACGGCGGCAGAGTACCTGCCCTGGGTGGTGATCTACCCGCTGCTGGCGTTTACCTGTTTCCTGTTTGATGGGGTTTACATCGGCGCTGCCCGCGGCGCGGCCATGCGCAACAGCATGCTTTGTTCGGCGCTGGGATTTTTTGCCCTGTGGTGGCTGGTGCGCGACTCCCTGCCAGGCAACCATGCCCTGTGGCTGGCGTTCTGCGGCTTTATCACCCTGCGCAGCCTGAGCCTGCCGGGCCACTTTCTCTGGAGCTGGCGACGGGGCCAGTGGGGCTGA
- a CDS encoding cytochrome c oxidase subunit 3, whose translation MSQHERYYVPAQSPWPIVGAVGLFLIALGAGNYVASLSKGGGMGGYVLLAGIAVILFMMVGWFRNVIDESMSGLYSRQMDRSFRQGMSWFIFSEVMFFAAFFGALFYARMVAIPWLGGAGNNAMTSEVLWPAFEAVWPLETTPDGTQTQAMGWSGLPLYNTIILVISSVTLHVAHVGLEQNKRKVLTGWLGLTILLGAAFLFLQVEEYVHAYNEMGLTLDAGIYGNTFFLLTGFHGMHVTLGTIMLIVMFFRVLKGHFTPENHFGFQATSWYWHFVDVVWICLFVFVYVL comes from the coding sequence ATGAGTCAACACGAACGTTATTACGTACCGGCCCAGAGCCCCTGGCCCATTGTCGGTGCGGTAGGGCTGTTCCTGATTGCCCTGGGGGCTGGCAACTATGTGGCCAGCCTGTCCAAAGGGGGCGGCATGGGCGGCTATGTGCTGCTGGCCGGCATCGCCGTCATCCTGTTTATGATGGTGGGCTGGTTCCGCAATGTGATTGATGAGTCGATGTCCGGGCTCTATTCACGCCAGATGGACCGCTCGTTCCGACAGGGGATGAGCTGGTTTATCTTCTCCGAAGTGATGTTCTTTGCCGCCTTCTTCGGCGCGCTGTTTTACGCCCGGATGGTGGCCATCCCCTGGCTGGGCGGGGCGGGTAACAACGCCATGACCAGTGAGGTGCTGTGGCCAGCGTTTGAAGCGGTCTGGCCGCTGGAAACCACGCCAGACGGTACCCAGACCCAGGCGATGGGCTGGAGTGGCCTGCCGCTCTACAACACCATCATCCTGGTGATCTCCTCGGTTACGCTGCATGTGGCTCACGTTGGACTTGAGCAGAACAAGCGCAAGGTGCTGACCGGCTGGCTGGGCCTGACCATTCTGCTGGGCGCGGCTTTCCTGTTTCTGCAGGTTGAGGAGTACGTCCACGCCTACAACGAGATGGGGCTGACCCTCGACGCCGGCATCTACGGCAACACCTTCTTTCTGCTGACCGGCTTCCACGGCATGCACGTGACGCTGGGCACCATCATGTTGATCGTGATGTTCTTCCGGGTTCTGAAAGGGCATTTCACCCCGGAAAACCACTTCGGTTTCCAGGCCACCAGCTGGTATTGGCACTTTGTGGATGTGGTGTGGATCTGCCTGTTCGTCTTCGTCTACGTACTTTGA
- a CDS encoding COX15/CtaA family protein codes for MKKLTFATLCLTFVVILLGAFTRLTDAGLGCPDWPGCYGFLTVPSAEHVEVAEARFPERPVEVAKAWAEMVHRYVAGTLGLFIFALALLSLKSNGPKGLPWLLVGLVLFQAALGMWTVTLNLLPVVVMGHLMGGFAIFSLLFLLWLRQSDNAIELSPLRVLATVALVVLLGQIMLGGWTSANYAALVCTQLPICEGDWMGNLAPLDAFHPLPPPAESYEFGVLDYPARMTIHVSHRIGAVITALVLLWLWWRLRQSGANRVAAVLGTVLLVQVALGVTNVVGSLPLPVAVAHNGVAALLLLTLVWINHLAWQRPAKEG; via the coding sequence ATGAAGAAACTGACGTTTGCTACTCTCTGCCTCACCTTTGTGGTGATTCTGCTGGGGGCCTTTACCCGACTGACCGACGCGGGCCTGGGGTGTCCGGACTGGCCGGGCTGCTATGGTTTTCTTACGGTGCCCTCAGCCGAGCACGTGGAGGTGGCCGAAGCCCGCTTCCCGGAGCGCCCGGTTGAAGTGGCCAAGGCCTGGGCAGAGATGGTGCATCGCTACGTGGCGGGCACCCTGGGGCTGTTTATCTTTGCCCTGGCGCTGCTGTCGCTGAAATCCAATGGCCCGAAAGGGCTGCCCTGGCTGCTGGTGGGGCTGGTGCTGTTTCAGGCGGCGCTGGGGATGTGGACCGTCACCCTGAACCTGTTGCCGGTGGTGGTGATGGGGCACCTGATGGGCGGGTTTGCCATCTTCAGCCTGCTGTTCCTGCTCTGGCTGCGGCAAAGCGATAACGCCATCGAACTGTCGCCCCTGCGTGTGCTGGCCACGGTGGCACTGGTGGTGCTGTTGGGACAGATCATGCTGGGGGGCTGGACCTCCGCCAACTATGCGGCATTGGTCTGTACTCAGCTGCCCATCTGCGAGGGGGACTGGATGGGCAATTTGGCGCCGCTTGACGCGTTTCATCCGTTGCCGCCTCCGGCAGAGAGTTATGAGTTTGGGGTACTGGACTATCCGGCCCGCATGACCATCCACGTGAGTCATCGTATCGGCGCGGTGATCACCGCGTTGGTGCTGCTGTGGCTCTGGTGGCGTCTGCGTCAAAGCGGAGCCAACCGGGTTGCGGCCGTGCTGGGCACCGTCCTGCTGGTGCAGGTCGCGCTGGGTGTGACCAATGTGGTTGGCTCGCTGCCGCTGCCGGTGGCTGTGGCGCACAACGGAGTGGCAGCACTGCTGCTGCTGACTCTGGTTTGGATCAATCATCTGGCCTGGCAGCGACCGGCCAAGGAGGGGTAA
- the ctaD gene encoding cytochrome c oxidase subunit I, whose protein sequence is MNTVVTDRPVDELERPGVIEEEHHGHDDHHPHPTGIKRWLLTTNHKEIGTLYLWFSFIMFLTGGAMAMVIRAELFQPGMQLVDPHFFNQMTTVHGLIMVFGAVMPAFTGLANWMIPMMIGAPDMALPRMNNWSFWILPFAFALLLGSLFMEGGGPAFGWTFYAPLSTTFSGDSTALFVFSVHIMGISSIMGAINVIVTIVNLRAPGMTWMKLPLFVWTWLITAFLLIAVMPVLAGVVTMVLTDKYFGTSFFDAAGGGDPVMFQHIFWFFGHPEVYIMILPAFGVISAIVPAFSRKKLFGYASMVYATASIAGLSFIVWAHHMFTTGMPVAAELFFMYCTMLISVPTGVKVFNWVATLWRGSISFEAPMLFSLAFIVLFTIGGLSGLMLAITPVDFQYHDTYFVVAHFHYVLVTGAVFSIMAAAYYWLPKWTGHMYSETLARWHFWTSIISVNVLFFPMHFLGLAGMPRRIPDYGLQFADINQVVSIGGFAFGLSQLIFLALVIKCIRGGEKAAAKPWDGAEGLEWTVPSPAPLHTFDTPPKVA, encoded by the coding sequence ATGAATACTGTCGTAACCGACCGGCCCGTCGATGAGCTGGAACGCCCCGGCGTTATTGAGGAAGAACACCACGGTCATGATGACCACCATCCCCACCCAACGGGGATCAAGCGCTGGCTGCTGACCACCAACCACAAAGAGATTGGGACGCTGTACCTCTGGTTCAGTTTCATCATGTTCCTGACCGGTGGTGCCATGGCGATGGTGATCCGGGCCGAGCTGTTCCAGCCCGGCATGCAGCTGGTGGACCCGCACTTCTTTAACCAGATGACCACGGTGCATGGCCTGATCATGGTATTCGGCGCGGTGATGCCCGCCTTTACCGGCCTGGCCAACTGGATGATCCCGATGATGATTGGGGCACCGGACATGGCGCTGCCGCGGATGAACAACTGGAGTTTCTGGATCCTGCCGTTCGCCTTTGCCCTGTTGCTGGGCAGCCTGTTTATGGAGGGCGGCGGCCCGGCCTTCGGCTGGACCTTCTACGCCCCGCTGTCGACCACCTTCAGTGGCGATTCCACCGCGCTGTTCGTGTTCTCGGTTCACATCATGGGGATCAGCTCGATCATGGGCGCCATCAACGTGATCGTGACCATCGTGAACCTGCGTGCCCCGGGCATGACCTGGATGAAGCTGCCGCTGTTTGTCTGGACCTGGCTGATCACCGCCTTCCTGCTGATTGCGGTGATGCCGGTGTTGGCCGGTGTGGTCACCATGGTGCTGACCGACAAGTACTTCGGCACCAGCTTCTTTGATGCCGCCGGCGGTGGTGATCCGGTGATGTTCCAGCACATCTTTTGGTTCTTCGGCCACCCCGAGGTGTACATCATGATTCTGCCGGCGTTCGGGGTGATCTCCGCCATCGTCCCGGCGTTCTCCCGCAAGAAGCTGTTTGGCTACGCCTCGATGGTGTACGCCACCGCCTCCATTGCCGGGCTCTCCTTTATCGTCTGGGCCCACCATATGTTCACCACCGGGATGCCGGTGGCGGCGGAACTGTTCTTTATGTACTGCACCATGCTGATCTCGGTGCCCACCGGGGTGAAGGTGTTTAACTGGGTGGCCACCCTGTGGCGTGGCTCCATCAGCTTCGAAGCCCCCATGCTGTTCTCCCTGGCCTTTATCGTGCTGTTCACCATTGGCGGACTGTCCGGGCTGATGCTGGCCATCACGCCGGTGGACTTCCAGTACCACGACACCTACTTCGTGGTGGCCCACTTCCACTATGTGCTGGTGACCGGCGCGGTGTTCTCCATCATGGCGGCGGCGTACTACTGGCTGCCGAAATGGACCGGACACATGTACTCGGAAACCCTGGCACGCTGGCATTTCTGGACCTCCATCATCTCGGTCAACGTGCTGTTCTTCCCGATGCACTTCCTGGGGCTGGCGGGGATGCCGCGCCGGATCCCGGATTACGGGCTGCAGTTTGCTGACATCAACCAGGTGGTCTCCATCGGCGGCTTTGCCTTTGGCCTGTCGCAGCTGATCTTCCTGGCGCTGGTGATCAAGTGCATTCGCGGCGGCGAAAAAGCCGCGGCCAAACCCTGGGATGGGGCCGAGGGGCTGGAGTGGACGGTGCCGTCACCGGCGCCGCTGCACACCTTCGACACCCCGCCCAAGGTCGCCTGA
- a CDS encoding polysaccharide deacetylase family protein produces the protein MKKTIIRLLTWLPLWCAVLPVQAAVILQYHHVSENTPASTSVTPAQFEQQMAYLADNQFNVVSLQTVVDAIRTKTDLPPKTVAITFDDGYQNIFENGHPILKRYGFPYTLFINPEPVGRANMMDWDTLSQLSQEGATIANHSYRHGHLIRKQEGENQAQWEARIRADIEKTEAIIAEKTGHNVKMLAYPYGEYNQALRQLLDNMGFVGIGQHSGAAGPYSSLTAVPRYPVAGPYADMATLKVKLHSLNMPVAAVDGEESELIGRNRPTLTVTLAGDDVRTKELMCFIQGQGAKAPTWLDANTFTIQADLPLPAGRSRYNCTAPSRSQNGYYWYSQPWIQANPDGSWPAE, from the coding sequence ATGAAGAAAACGATAATCCGGCTGCTGACGTGGCTGCCGTTGTGGTGTGCCGTGCTGCCGGTTCAGGCTGCGGTGATCCTACAGTACCATCACGTCAGCGAAAACACGCCGGCCTCGACCTCGGTAACCCCGGCCCAGTTTGAACAACAGATGGCCTACCTGGCCGACAATCAATTCAACGTGGTATCACTGCAAACCGTGGTGGATGCCATCCGCACCAAGACTGACCTGCCGCCCAAAACCGTCGCCATCACCTTTGACGACGGCTACCAGAACATCTTTGAGAATGGCCACCCCATTCTGAAGCGTTACGGCTTTCCCTATACCCTGTTCATCAACCCGGAGCCGGTTGGCCGCGCCAACATGATGGATTGGGACACCCTGAGCCAACTGAGCCAGGAGGGCGCCACCATCGCCAACCACAGCTACCGCCATGGTCACCTTATCCGCAAGCAGGAGGGGGAAAATCAGGCCCAGTGGGAAGCGCGCATCCGTGCCGATATTGAGAAAACCGAGGCGATCATCGCCGAGAAAACCGGCCATAACGTCAAGATGCTGGCCTACCCCTACGGCGAGTACAACCAGGCCCTGCGCCAGCTGCTCGACAATATGGGCTTTGTCGGTATCGGCCAGCACTCCGGTGCCGCCGGCCCCTACTCCAGCCTGACCGCCGTTCCGCGCTACCCGGTTGCCGGGCCTTACGCCGATATGGCCACCCTTAAGGTCAAACTGCACAGCCTCAATATGCCGGTGGCGGCGGTGGACGGCGAAGAGTCCGAACTGATCGGCCGCAATCGCCCCACCCTGACCGTAACCCTGGCCGGGGATGACGTCCGCACCAAGGAGCTGATGTGCTTTATCCAGGGTCAGGGAGCCAAGGCCCCGACCTGGCTGGACGCCAATACCTTTACCATCCAGGCCGACCTGCCGCTGCCCGCCGGCCGTAGCCGCTACAACTGCACTGCGCCAAGCCGCAGCCAAAACGGCTACTACTGGTATTCCCAGCCGTGGATCCAGGCCAATCCTGATGGCAGCTGGCCTGCGGAGTAA
- the lexA gene encoding transcriptional repressor LexA: MKPLTPRQNQVFDLVRQHMQDTGMPPTRAEIARQLGFKSANAAEEHLKALARKGFIEIVPGTSRGIRLLYNEPEPEQLGLPLIGRVAAGEPILAQEHVETHYQMDGNLFRPSANYLLRVRGDSMKEIGILDGDLLAVHQTQDARNGQVVVARVGEDEVTVKRFERRGNVVYLHAENAEYEPIVVDLEDTALAIEGLAVGVVRNGGWQ, translated from the coding sequence ATGAAGCCACTTACGCCCCGCCAGAATCAGGTGTTCGATCTGGTTCGCCAGCATATGCAGGACACCGGGATGCCCCCGACCCGGGCCGAGATTGCCCGGCAGCTGGGTTTTAAGAGTGCCAACGCGGCGGAAGAGCACCTTAAGGCGCTGGCCCGTAAAGGCTTTATTGAGATTGTCCCTGGTACCTCCCGCGGCATCCGTCTGCTCTACAACGAGCCGGAGCCGGAGCAGTTGGGCCTGCCGCTGATTGGCCGGGTGGCCGCCGGTGAGCCGATTCTGGCTCAGGAGCATGTGGAAACCCACTACCAGATGGATGGCAACCTGTTCCGTCCGTCCGCCAACTACCTGTTGCGGGTGCGCGGTGACTCCATGAAGGAGATCGGCATCCTCGACGGCGACCTGTTGGCAGTGCACCAGACTCAGGATGCCCGCAATGGTCAGGTGGTTGTGGCCCGGGTGGGTGAAGATGAAGTGACCGTCAAGCGGTTCGAGCGTCGCGGCAACGTGGTGTATCTGCACGCGGAAAACGCGGAGTACGAGCCGATTGTCGTGGATCTGGAAGACACCGCGCTGGCCATTGAAGGCCTGGCGGTTGGCGTGGTTCGCAACGGAGGATGGCAGTAA
- a CDS encoding SCO family protein: protein MKASNQWIVLLGLVALVAGLSLSLKGPAPRPEVSALWLEQARPLPEFSLTDHNGQPFDRARLEGQWSLFFVGYTSCPDVCPTTMSDLARVYPKLEERLGEKPVQVVLLSVDPGRDDPEKLGQYVEFFRPGFMAVTGEHAQLFPFTQSLGLVYALVDNPNGGEYLVDHSADLVLINPEGAIEAFFRPSGELGTLRKVSMAQLEQDLPVIIGAYSG, encoded by the coding sequence ATGAAGGCGTCGAACCAATGGATTGTGTTGCTGGGGCTGGTGGCTCTGGTGGCGGGGCTGTCCCTGAGCCTGAAGGGCCCCGCGCCGCGTCCGGAGGTGTCGGCACTGTGGCTGGAGCAGGCGCGGCCACTGCCGGAGTTCTCCCTGACCGACCACAACGGCCAGCCCTTTGACCGTGCGCGGCTGGAGGGGCAGTGGAGTTTGTTTTTCGTGGGCTACACCTCCTGTCCGGACGTGTGCCCCACCACCATGTCGGATCTGGCCCGGGTCTATCCTAAGCTGGAGGAGCGGCTTGGCGAGAAGCCGGTGCAGGTGGTGTTGCTGTCGGTCGACCCCGGCCGGGATGACCCGGAGAAGCTGGGTCAGTATGTCGAGTTCTTCCGGCCCGGATTTATGGCGGTGACCGGTGAACACGCCCAGCTGTTTCCCTTTACCCAGTCGCTGGGGCTGGTCTACGCCCTGGTGGACAACCCCAATGGTGGCGAGTATCTGGTGGACCACTCCGCCGACCTGGTGCTGATCAATCCTGAAGGGGCGATTGAGGCGTTCTTCCGCCCCAGTGGTGAACTGGGCACCCTGCGCAAAGTATCGATGGCGCAGCTGGAGCAGGACCTGCCGGTGATCATCGGGGCGTACTCAGGTTGA
- a CDS encoding cytochrome c oxidase assembly protein: MANAQENRRLITTLIGVVVGMFGFGFALVPLYDVFCEITGINGKTSGEVAAQSRTVDEQRVVTVEFIARVQGDMPWEFKPVVNRLKVHPGESRQVAFYARNLSAEATVGQAIPSVSPGLGALYFSKVECFCFNQQPLAAGEEAELGLLFYLDPELPPEIQTVTLSYTLYNITDKVSERG; this comes from the coding sequence ATGGCGAATGCGCAGGAAAATCGCCGTCTGATCACCACCCTGATTGGGGTGGTGGTCGGGATGTTCGGCTTCGGTTTTGCCCTGGTGCCGCTGTATGACGTGTTCTGCGAGATCACCGGCATCAATGGCAAAACCTCCGGTGAAGTAGCGGCACAAAGCCGAACGGTGGATGAACAACGGGTGGTGACGGTGGAGTTTATCGCCCGGGTTCAGGGCGACATGCCCTGGGAGTTCAAGCCGGTGGTGAACCGGCTGAAGGTGCACCCCGGCGAAAGCCGACAGGTGGCGTTTTATGCCCGTAACCTGTCGGCTGAAGCCACGGTGGGTCAGGCCATCCCCTCGGTCAGTCCTGGCCTGGGGGCGCTCTATTTCTCCAAGGTCGAATGCTTCTGCTTCAACCAGCAACCCCTGGCGGCCGGCGAAGAAGCCGAGCTGGGCCTGCTGTTTTACCTGGACCCGGAACTGCCACCGGAGATCCAGACCGTGACCCTCTCATACACGCTCTACAACATCACCGACAAGGTGAGTGAGCGCGGGTAA
- the nfuA gene encoding Fe-S biogenesis protein NfuA — protein MITITEAAQAHFAKLLSSQPEGTNIRVFVINPGTPQAECGVSYCPPDAVEADDIELPFEGFNAMVDEKSAPFLDDALIDYVTDQLGSQLTLKAPNAKMRKVADDAPLRDRVEYVIQSQVNPQLAGHGGFITLMELTDDGIAVIQFGGGCNGCSMVDVTLKDGIEKQLLEEFSGELTAVKDVTEHEHGEHSYF, from the coding sequence ATGATCACCATTACCGAAGCCGCCCAGGCGCACTTTGCCAAACTGTTGTCTTCCCAGCCGGAAGGCACCAACATCCGTGTTTTCGTGATTAACCCGGGCACCCCGCAAGCGGAGTGTGGTGTCTCCTACTGCCCGCCGGACGCAGTGGAAGCCGATGACATCGAACTGCCGTTTGAAGGCTTTAACGCCATGGTGGACGAGAAGAGCGCGCCGTTCCTGGATGACGCCCTGATCGATTACGTCACCGACCAGCTCGGCAGTCAGCTGACCCTGAAAGCCCCCAACGCCAAGATGCGCAAAGTGGCCGACGACGCCCCGCTGCGTGACCGCGTTGAGTACGTTATCCAGTCTCAGGTTAACCCGCAGCTGGCTGGCCACGGTGGCTTTATCACCCTGATGGAACTGACCGACGACGGCATCGCCGTCATCCAGTTCGGTGGCGGCTGCAACGGTTGCTCCATGGTCGATGTCACCCTGAAAGACGGCATCGAGAAGCAGCTGCTGGAAGAGTTTTCCGGTGAGCTGACCGCAGTGAAAGACGTGACTGAGCACGAGCACGGCGAACACAGCTACTTCTGA
- the cyoE gene encoding heme o synthase, which produces MAKLILALTHAPSWPWRDYLEMTKPKVVALMLVTALVGMALATPGWIPLTALIFGLTGIGMMAGSAAAINHLVDRRIDTIMARTHNRPLPKGRVAPRQALIFAAVLGVAGFTLLYALVNPLTAWLTCASLVGYAVIYTGFLKRATPQNIVIGGLAGAMPPLLGWTAVTGDFHGHGMLLVIIIFAWTPPHFWALAIHRKEDYARAGLPMLPVTHGVEYTKTHILLYSFLLALACLLPVLVGMSGPLYLLGSTVLSGWFVWRAWQLKFQPERYEPIKLFLFSIWQLLALFVLLLVDHYLELLL; this is translated from the coding sequence ATGGCAAAGCTGATACTGGCCCTGACTCACGCGCCATCCTGGCCCTGGCGGGACTATCTGGAGATGACCAAGCCCAAGGTGGTGGCGCTGATGCTGGTGACCGCACTGGTCGGCATGGCACTGGCCACCCCGGGTTGGATACCGCTCACTGCCCTGATTTTCGGCCTGACCGGCATTGGCATGATGGCGGGTTCCGCCGCGGCCATTAACCACCTGGTGGACCGCCGCATCGACACCATCATGGCCCGCACCCACAATCGTCCGCTGCCCAAGGGACGAGTGGCACCGCGTCAGGCCCTGATTTTCGCCGCGGTGCTTGGGGTGGCCGGGTTTACCCTGCTTTATGCTCTGGTGAATCCGCTGACGGCGTGGCTGACCTGCGCCAGCCTGGTCGGGTATGCGGTGATCTACACCGGCTTTCTGAAGCGGGCGACGCCACAGAACATCGTGATTGGCGGCCTGGCCGGGGCGATGCCGCCGCTGCTGGGCTGGACCGCGGTGACCGGGGACTTCCACGGCCACGGCATGCTGCTGGTGATCATCATCTTCGCCTGGACGCCACCGCACTTCTGGGCGCTGGCGATCCACCGGAAAGAGGATTACGCCCGCGCCGGACTGCCGATGCTGCCGGTGACCCACGGTGTGGAGTACACCAAAACCCACATCCTGCTCTACAGCTTCCTGCTGGCACTGGCCTGCCTGTTGCCGGTGTTAGTGGGGATGAGCGGCCCTCTGTATCTGCTGGGCTCCACCGTGCTCAGTGGTTGGTTTGTCTGGCGCGCCTGGCAGCTGAAGTTCCAGCCGGAGCGCTATGAACCCATCAAGCTGTTCCTGTTCTCCATCTGGCAGCTGCTGGCGTTGTTCGTGCTGCTGCTGGTGGACCACTATCTGGAGCTGCTGCTATGA